Proteins encoded by one window of Acuticoccus sp. MNP-M23:
- a CDS encoding ABC transporter ATP-binding protein, translated as MRETILRVAGLSKTYASGHTALDDVTLDIEKGEILALLGPNGAGKTTLISIICGLVRPTGGTVSVAGHDIVNDYREARRMIGLVPQEIVLEPFEKVMDTVRFSRGLFGLKKDPAHIERLLRMLSLWDKRDASTKELSGGMKRRCLIAKALSHEPKILFLDEPTAGVDVELRKDMWAIVGRLKEEGVTTILTTHYIEEAEAIADRVGVISGGRILLVEEKAALMQRLGRRQMRLHLTESIAEVPASLDQYGLTLAQDGQALEYTYAASDTAIGTLLSDMQAAGLGVADIDTHQRSLEEIFVELVHNGDDHAKGDAQ; from the coding sequence ATGCGAGAGACGATTTTGAGGGTGGCAGGTCTCAGCAAGACCTACGCTTCAGGCCATACGGCACTCGACGACGTGACGCTCGACATTGAAAAAGGCGAAATTCTGGCCCTTCTGGGCCCCAACGGCGCTGGCAAGACAACGCTGATCTCCATCATCTGCGGCCTCGTCCGTCCCACCGGCGGAACGGTGAGCGTCGCCGGGCACGACATCGTGAACGACTATCGCGAGGCCCGCCGGATGATCGGGCTCGTCCCGCAGGAAATCGTGCTGGAGCCGTTCGAGAAGGTGATGGACACGGTCCGGTTCTCACGCGGCCTGTTCGGCCTCAAAAAAGACCCGGCGCACATCGAAAGGCTGTTGCGCATGCTTTCCCTCTGGGACAAGCGCGACGCCAGCACCAAGGAACTGTCGGGCGGCATGAAGCGCCGCTGCCTCATTGCCAAGGCACTGTCGCACGAACCGAAGATCCTGTTTCTCGACGAGCCCACCGCGGGCGTGGACGTGGAGCTGCGCAAGGACATGTGGGCCATCGTCGGCCGGCTGAAGGAGGAGGGTGTCACCACCATCCTCACCACGCACTACATCGAGGAAGCCGAAGCCATTGCCGACAGGGTCGGCGTCATTTCCGGCGGCCGCATCCTGCTGGTGGAAGAGAAGGCTGCGCTGATGCAGCGGCTGGGGCGCCGCCAGATGCGTCTTCACCTGACCGAGAGCATCGCAGAGGTGCCGGCAAGCCTAGACCAGTACGGCCTCACCCTCGCCCAGGACGGGCAGGCGCTGGAGTACACCTACGCGGCGTCGGATACGGCCATCGGCACGCTCCTGTCGGACATGCAGGCTGCAGGCCTCGGCGTTGCCGACATCGACACGCACCAGCGTTCGCTGGAGGAGATTTTCGTGGAGCTGGTTCACAACGGAGACGATCACGCGAAGGGAGACGCACAATGA